In one window of Reinekea forsetii DNA:
- a CDS encoding DNA polymerase III subunit chi: protein MTKVDFHILATTQENDFLTYVVRLTQKAHSRGHQVLIATDHAEQSLALSTALWGIQPDAFIAHSSVDEAHDAIQISDSEQCGTHHDVLINLRQAIPDFFSRFERVFEVVSQQPTLLTASRQRYRFYSDRGYALTRHDLRDRV, encoded by the coding sequence ATGACCAAGGTTGATTTCCATATCTTGGCGACCACACAGGAAAATGATTTCCTGACCTACGTGGTGCGCCTAACGCAAAAAGCGCACAGCCGTGGCCATCAGGTACTGATTGCAACCGATCATGCCGAACAGAGTCTGGCTTTAAGCACAGCCCTCTGGGGCATACAGCCCGATGCCTTCATCGCTCACAGTTCGGTTGACGAGGCGCACGATGCCATCCAGATCAGCGACAGCGAACAATGCGGCACTCACCATGATGTCCTCATCAACCTTCGCCAAGCCATACCCGATTTTTTTTCCCGCTTCGAGCGCGTGTTTGAGGTGGTCAGCCAACAACCCACCCTATTGACGGCCAGCCGACAGCGCTATCGGTTTTACAGCGACCGCGGCTATGCCCTGACCCGCCACGATTTACGGGATCGGGTCTAG
- a CDS encoding leucyl aminopeptidase yields the protein MKITSFRPDFNLIKQDLLTAFYFEDQDTASFTALKQQSPVLIDDLVNKKVLTAKLGSVTPLIGHANLPCSHVLVIGCGKSADFNESSFIKTLKTLAAEAKKAVSTSVAVAIDEIKPAHRSVQWSVEKATETLLTSLYQYDATKSQKAEPSALTHIAYIASEENLELAMKTGKSMAHGINLARELGNLPANICDPAFLAEQSINLADAYDEIDVEVIEEHQMTEMGMGAFLAVSQGSDKAGKIIVIKYNGGAVGEKPHVLVGKGLTFDSGGISIKAAAGMEEMKWDMLGAASVLGTLSAIAELKPAINVIGVIATAENMVSGGATRPGDVVTCMNGKTVEIINTDAEGRLVLCDTLTYVERFEPASVVDIATLTGAIVVGLGHHATGVYANDEQLQHKLISAGLSSWDRGWPMPLWDDYKVDLESPYADFRNVGSRAGGSITAAIYLAEFTKNYSWAHLDIAGTGWNSAKEGASGRPVAMLTQYLLDRVQ from the coding sequence ATGAAAATAACGTCTTTCCGTCCCGACTTTAACTTGATTAAACAAGACCTGTTAACAGCGTTCTATTTTGAAGATCAGGACACCGCCAGCTTTACCGCACTGAAGCAGCAATCCCCCGTGTTGATCGACGATCTGGTGAATAAAAAAGTACTCACCGCCAAACTCGGCTCGGTGACACCTCTGATTGGTCATGCCAACCTGCCCTGCAGTCATGTCTTGGTCATCGGCTGCGGCAAGAGCGCTGATTTCAACGAAAGTAGCTTTATTAAAACGCTTAAGACCTTGGCCGCCGAAGCGAAAAAAGCGGTCTCAACCTCCGTGGCCGTTGCCATTGATGAAATTAAGCCCGCCCATCGCTCAGTACAGTGGTCGGTCGAGAAAGCAACTGAGACCCTTTTGACTAGCCTCTATCAGTACGACGCGACCAAAAGCCAGAAGGCCGAGCCATCAGCACTCACCCATATTGCTTATATCGCCAGCGAGGAAAACCTCGAACTGGCTATGAAAACCGGCAAGTCCATGGCACATGGCATCAATCTAGCGCGTGAACTGGGTAATCTACCGGCCAACATCTGTGATCCGGCCTTCTTGGCCGAACAGTCGATCAATCTGGCCGATGCCTATGACGAAATTGACGTTGAAGTCATCGAAGAGCACCAGATGACCGAGATGGGTATGGGCGCGTTTTTGGCCGTCTCTCAGGGCAGCGACAAGGCCGGCAAGATCATTGTCATCAAGTACAATGGCGGCGCCGTCGGAGAAAAGCCCCATGTCCTGGTTGGCAAGGGCCTGACATTCGATTCCGGCGGCATCAGCATCAAGGCCGCAGCCGGCATGGAAGAAATGAAATGGGATATGCTCGGGGCCGCATCGGTCCTTGGCACCCTGAGTGCCATAGCGGAACTGAAGCCAGCCATCAATGTTATCGGCGTGATCGCCACGGCGGAAAATATGGTCAGCGGCGGCGCCACACGACCCGGTGATGTAGTGACCTGCATGAATGGCAAGACCGTGGAAATCATCAATACCGATGCCGAAGGTCGCCTGGTGCTATGCGATACCTTGACCTATGTTGAACGCTTTGAGCCGGCCAGCGTGGTCGACATTGCCACCTTGACCGGTGCAATCGTAGTCGGTCTTGGCCACCACGCTACCGGCGTTTATGCCAATGATGAGCAACTGCAGCATAAGCTGATCAGTGCCGGCTTAAGCAGCTGGGATCGCGGTTGGCCGATGCCTTTGTGGGATGACTATAAGGTCGATCTGGAGTCACCCTATGCTGATTTCCGCAATGTTGGTTCGCGCGCCGGCGGTTCCATTACCGCTGCAATCTACTTGGCCGAGTTCACCAAAAACTACAGTTGGGCGCATTTAGATATAGCCGGCACCGGTTGGAATAGCGCGAAAGAGGGCGCCTCCGGTCGACCCGTCGCTATGCTCACCCAGTATCTGCTCGATCGAGTGCAATAG
- a CDS encoding tetratricopeptide repeat-containing response regulator, producing the protein MESLDLKHKKALVVDDFANVRQSITAMLEDLGFVTVHEASDGDSATKLVRESKYDLVLCDFNLGLGRDGMRLLEEWRRLKLMPEDTIFVLITGETSRSVVISAIEFQPDDYLAKPFTLDVLSVRLGRWFERRKVLLPMLVSIDKKDWKAVANTAKSIDESYPRYRSTAQKHYVEALIRQKKMAEAETFLFDVLEKRYQCWAQTALHRIELLQKKLETAEIGLKAVLELDPNELIAYDYLVDSLVQQEKDEEAQTWLEEVISRAPRSIDRQLKLVKVAQTNLNFRRANQAQKDILNLATDTMHESVGLFQNYIKNLKDEALSSDNTRKRDIEKEIVFTAKRMQQSFAADFNAELFTRGVEIQDAKDVPAIKTTQDLDELYNDIINAVDRLIPETALFMAELYYGQERFNDADEMVRAFKSGFSDQPEFIKTLDDLQAEPISLILRSEAKVLNGQGMELYDQEKYPESVRFFEKALKVSPRHPGIVLNFVQAHLHMMEARGKNDQTTAMCLETISRLFYLSEEHYQYPRYKKLLDNVEKL; encoded by the coding sequence ATGGAATCTCTCGATCTCAAACATAAAAAAGCCCTAGTCGTGGATGATTTCGCCAATGTGCGTCAGTCTATCACCGCGATGTTAGAGGACTTGGGCTTTGTTACCGTCCACGAAGCGAGTGATGGTGATTCCGCGACCAAGTTGGTTAGAGAGAGTAAGTACGATCTGGTGCTGTGTGATTTTAACCTGGGTTTGGGACGTGATGGCATGCGTCTATTGGAAGAATGGCGTCGCTTAAAGCTTATGCCAGAAGATACCATCTTCGTGCTTATTACCGGTGAAACCTCCCGTTCCGTGGTGATCAGTGCCATTGAATTTCAACCCGACGATTACTTGGCCAAACCCTTCACTTTAGATGTTCTGTCAGTGCGCCTGGGTCGTTGGTTTGAGCGGCGAAAAGTGTTACTGCCAATGCTGGTGTCGATCGATAAAAAAGACTGGAAGGCCGTGGCCAACACAGCAAAAAGCATTGATGAAAGCTATCCGCGCTACCGTAGTACCGCCCAAAAGCACTATGTCGAAGCCCTTATTCGTCAGAAAAAAATGGCCGAGGCAGAAACTTTTCTCTTTGACGTATTGGAAAAACGTTATCAATGCTGGGCCCAAACTGCGTTGCATCGCATCGAGTTACTGCAGAAAAAACTCGAAACGGCGGAAATAGGTCTTAAAGCCGTCTTGGAATTGGATCCCAATGAACTGATTGCCTATGATTATCTGGTTGACTCTTTGGTGCAACAGGAGAAAGACGAAGAAGCGCAAACTTGGCTGGAGGAGGTGATTTCTCGGGCGCCTAGAAGCATCGATCGGCAGTTGAAATTGGTCAAGGTGGCACAAACAAATCTGAACTTCCGACGGGCCAATCAGGCCCAAAAAGATATTTTGAATCTCGCCACCGACACCATGCATGAGTCGGTTGGTCTATTTCAAAACTATATAAAAAATCTCAAGGACGAGGCGCTGTCGAGTGACAATACACGCAAGCGAGACATCGAAAAAGAAATCGTCTTTACCGCCAAACGAATGCAGCAGAGCTTTGCGGCTGACTTTAATGCAGAGCTATTTACTCGTGGCGTAGAAATCCAAGACGCTAAAGACGTTCCCGCGATTAAGACAACTCAAGACCTAGATGAACTCTATAACGACATAATCAACGCGGTCGACCGCCTGATTCCAGAAACCGCTCTATTTATGGCCGAGCTTTATTATGGTCAAGAACGTTTTAACGATGCTGATGAGATGGTTCGAGCCTTTAAAAGCGGTTTCAGTGACCAGCCAGAGTTTATTAAAACCTTAGACGACTTGCAGGCCGAACCCATATCGCTGATTTTGCGCAGTGAAGCCAAGGTGCTCAACGGCCAGGGTATGGAGCTTTACGATCAGGAAAAATACCCCGAATCGGTGCGCTTCTTTGAAAAGGCGCTCAAGGTGTCTCCTCGTCACCCTGGTATCGTGTTGAATTTCGTCCAAGCGCATCTGCATATGATGGAGGCTAGAGGAAAAAATGATCAAACGACGGCCATGTGTCTGGAAACAATTAGCCGTTTATTTTATTTATCCGAAGAACATTATCAATATCCGCGCTACAAGAAACTGTTGGACAATGTGGAAAAACTCTAG
- a CDS encoding valine--tRNA ligase, which produces MDKTYQPNQIERKHYDHWEAQQYFKPSGTGTPYSIMIPPPNVTGSLHMGHAFQQTIMDALTRYHRMMGRDTLWQTGTDHAGIATQMVVERLLAAEGKTRHDLGREKFIDRVWQWKEQSGGTITSQMRRLGDSVDWTRERFTMDEGLSESVREVFVRLYDDGLLYRGKRLVNWDPAFHTAISDLEVENKEEQGHLWHFRYPLADGVTTDAGENYLVIATTRPETLLGDSALAVHPEDDRYRSLVGKFIELPLVGRRIPVIADDYVDIAFGTGCVKITPAHDFNDYAIGKRHQAQLINVFDKSAAILPQAQAFDYAGNLLDDFDGLLPDGFAGLDRYEARNKIVADLDQLGLLDGIKDHTLMVPRGDRSGAAIEPWLTDQWYVAATKMAQPAIDAVKSGQIEFVPKMFENEYWSWMNNLQDWCISRQLWWGHQIPAWYDASGKVYVGRDEAEVRSKHQLADSVTLTRDEDVLDTWFSSALWTFSTLGWPGDMTMVNRYHPTDVLVTGFDIIFFWVARMIMMTTHFLKDEQGAPQIPFKKVYMTGLIRDEHGAKMSKSKGNVLDPIDLIDGIDLETLVTKRVGGMMQPKLAAQIEKNTRTSFPDGFTESGTDALRFTLTSLASLSRDINFDVKRLEGYRNFCNKLWNAARLVQMNTFAKIEDSDELGAPLDCGQNGGDLELSLADRWIRSRVQQLTIDVHKYYQQYRFDLMSQALYDFIWNEYCSWYLELSKPVFWNEASTEAQLRGTRKTVVGVLETLLRLIHPIMPFISEEIWLSLKPVSGVSGDSIMLAPFPEAQADKVDPAAEADLEWVKEVIMGIRNIRGEMNIAPSKALPVLLQNGAAQDLRRFKDNETFLKQLAKLEDIRWVESDEAVPPCATAMVGQLKVLVPMAGLIDVAAEQARIAKERDKTEKELSRIEAKLGNEKFRSKAPDDVVAKEQAKADLMQTKLNDLQSQADQLLALA; this is translated from the coding sequence ATGGATAAAACCTACCAGCCGAATCAAATAGAACGTAAACACTACGACCACTGGGAAGCTCAGCAGTACTTTAAGCCCAGCGGCACGGGTACGCCCTATAGCATTATGATTCCACCGCCGAACGTGACCGGTAGTTTGCATATGGGCCATGCCTTTCAGCAAACCATTATGGATGCTCTGACCCGTTACCATCGCATGATGGGCCGCGACACGCTGTGGCAAACCGGTACCGATCACGCCGGCATCGCGACCCAGATGGTGGTCGAGCGCTTGCTCGCCGCTGAAGGTAAGACGCGACACGACCTGGGCCGAGAAAAGTTTATCGATCGGGTCTGGCAGTGGAAAGAGCAGTCCGGTGGCACCATTACCTCGCAGATGCGCCGATTGGGCGATTCGGTTGATTGGACGCGTGAACGCTTCACTATGGATGAGGGTCTGAGTGAGTCGGTCCGGGAAGTCTTTGTGCGCTTGTACGATGATGGTTTGCTTTATCGCGGCAAACGCCTGGTCAATTGGGATCCAGCCTTCCACACCGCGATCTCCGATCTGGAGGTTGAAAACAAGGAAGAACAGGGTCATCTCTGGCATTTCCGTTACCCGCTCGCCGATGGCGTCACCACCGATGCCGGGGAAAATTACTTGGTCATCGCGACCACTCGGCCGGAAACATTGCTCGGCGACTCGGCGCTGGCCGTGCATCCAGAAGACGACCGCTATCGTTCCCTAGTGGGTAAATTTATCGAGCTGCCATTGGTTGGCCGCCGAATTCCCGTTATTGCCGACGACTATGTCGACATTGCCTTCGGCACCGGCTGTGTAAAAATCACCCCGGCACACGACTTTAACGACTATGCCATTGGCAAGCGTCATCAGGCGCAATTGATCAATGTGTTCGACAAGAGCGCTGCCATTCTGCCGCAGGCGCAAGCCTTCGACTATGCCGGTAACCTGCTCGATGATTTCGATGGCCTGTTACCCGACGGTTTCGCTGGGCTGGATCGCTATGAGGCGCGTAACAAGATCGTTGCCGATCTCGACCAACTGGGTCTGCTCGACGGCATTAAGGACCACACCCTGATGGTGCCGCGCGGCGATCGTTCCGGCGCGGCCATTGAGCCCTGGTTAACCGACCAATGGTACGTTGCGGCCACCAAGATGGCGCAACCGGCCATCGACGCGGTGAAAAGCGGCCAGATCGAATTTGTTCCGAAGATGTTCGAAAATGAATACTGGTCGTGGATGAATAACCTGCAAGACTGGTGTATTTCTCGGCAACTCTGGTGGGGCCATCAGATCCCGGCCTGGTATGACGCCAGCGGCAAGGTCTATGTTGGCCGTGATGAGGCTGAGGTGCGCAGCAAACACCAGCTGGCTGACAGCGTCACCCTAACCCGCGATGAAGATGTGCTCGACACCTGGTTCAGTTCCGCCCTATGGACCTTTTCCACATTGGGCTGGCCCGGTGATATGACCATGGTCAATCGCTACCACCCGACCGATGTCTTGGTGACCGGTTTTGATATCATCTTTTTCTGGGTTGCCCGGATGATTATGATGACCACCCACTTCCTTAAGGATGAACAGGGTGCGCCACAAATTCCGTTTAAGAAGGTTTATATGACCGGCCTGATCCGGGATGAGCACGGCGCTAAGATGTCAAAATCTAAAGGCAATGTGCTCGATCCAATCGACCTGATCGACGGCATCGACTTGGAAACGCTGGTCACCAAGCGCGTCGGCGGCATGATGCAGCCCAAGTTGGCGGCCCAGATCGAGAAGAACACTCGCACCTCCTTCCCCGATGGCTTTACCGAATCCGGCACCGACGCCTTGCGTTTTACCCTAACCTCGCTGGCGTCCTTATCGCGCGATATCAATTTCGATGTCAAACGGCTCGAAGGCTATCGCAACTTTTGCAACAAGCTGTGGAATGCCGCCCGCCTAGTGCAAATGAATACCTTTGCCAAGATCGAGGACAGCGACGAGCTCGGCGCGCCACTCGATTGCGGCCAAAACGGCGGCGATCTTGAGCTCTCATTGGCCGATCGGTGGATTCGGTCACGCGTGCAGCAGCTCACCATAGATGTGCATAAATATTACCAACAGTACCGCTTCGACCTGATGAGTCAGGCCCTCTATGACTTTATTTGGAATGAATACTGCAGCTGGTATCTGGAACTGTCCAAACCGGTATTCTGGAACGAAGCCAGTACCGAGGCGCAATTGCGCGGCACGCGCAAAACGGTGGTCGGTGTCCTAGAAACCCTTTTGCGTCTGATTCACCCGATCATGCCCTTTATTTCGGAAGAAATTTGGCTCAGCTTGAAGCCGGTGTCGGGCGTCAGCGGCGATTCTATTATGCTCGCACCCTTCCCCGAAGCACAGGCTGATAAGGTCGACCCCGCGGCCGAAGCCGATCTGGAATGGGTCAAGGAGGTAATTATGGGCATCCGTAATATCCGCGGTGAAATGAATATCGCCCCGAGTAAGGCGCTGCCGGTACTGTTACAGAATGGCGCTGCGCAAGACCTGCGTCGCTTTAAAGACAACGAAACCTTTCTTAAGCAGCTGGCCAAGCTCGAGGACATTCGTTGGGTCGAGTCCGACGAGGCGGTGCCGCCTTGTGCGACCGCCATGGTCGGTCAACTCAAGGTATTGGTGCCGATGGCGGGCCTGATCGATGTGGCCGCCGAGCAAGCGCGCATCGCCAAGGAGCGCGATAAGACAGAGAAGGAATTGAGCCGGATCGAGGCCAAGCTGGGCAACGAGAAGTTCCGCAGCAAGGCACCGGACGATGTGGTGGCCAAGGAGCAGGCCAAGGCCGACCTAATGCAGACCAAGCTCAATGATTTGCAAAGCCAGGCCGATCAACTGCTGGCCCTAGCCTAG
- a CDS encoding YqaA family protein: MLLTLFFVGFVSATLWPLASEAVFLVMVQQQPERIWLLYFAVALGNWLGAVLMFELAIHAAPWLAKRLQRSTARLHRVLVALKRHGAVLLGLAWLPMVGDLLPVAAGMLGLPRRACYAWLLLGKVARYGVLLWLTVRYAGLGS; encoded by the coding sequence ATGTTGTTAACCCTGTTTTTTGTCGGTTTTGTTTCGGCCACACTGTGGCCCTTAGCATCAGAAGCGGTGTTCTTGGTTATGGTGCAGCAGCAGCCAGAGCGGATATGGTTATTGTATTTCGCCGTCGCCTTGGGCAATTGGTTAGGAGCCGTGTTGATGTTTGAGTTGGCCATCCATGCCGCCCCCTGGTTGGCGAAGCGGCTGCAGCGCTCGACAGCTCGACTGCACCGCGTCCTTGTCGCACTCAAGCGCCATGGCGCGGTGTTGCTCGGCTTGGCCTGGTTGCCAATGGTTGGCGATCTCTTACCGGTCGCCGCGGGTATGCTGGGGTTGCCGCGCAGGGCCTGTTATGCCTGGCTGCTGCTCGGCAAGGTCGCCCGCTATGGCGTCTTACTCTGGTTAACGGTGCGCTATGCCGGGCTCGGGAGTTGA
- a CDS encoding RDD family protein produces the protein MPVDPKTPTYRILGSAIYDWLVILGLLMIAGFLAVQLNLLITGAEAIAPHNRFFQIYLVAIIIGYYFYFWRRSGQTVGMKAWRIRLVTLDGEPLTLRHMSLRMLGAIPAFGVCLLGIVWHYWDKSGLNWHDHISQTKLTYRPKPSL, from the coding sequence GTGCCCGTCGATCCAAAAACACCCACTTATCGTATCCTCGGCAGTGCCATTTACGATTGGCTCGTCATCTTAGGCCTGCTTATGATAGCGGGCTTTCTGGCGGTGCAATTAAACTTACTGATCACCGGCGCCGAGGCCATCGCCCCTCACAATCGGTTCTTTCAGATCTATCTAGTGGCCATCATTATTGGTTACTATTTCTATTTTTGGCGCCGCTCTGGCCAAACGGTCGGGATGAAAGCCTGGCGAATTAGACTGGTGACGCTCGACGGAGAGCCCTTGACCCTGCGTCATATGAGCCTGCGCATGCTCGGTGCGATACCTGCCTTCGGGGTGTGCTTGCTGGGCATCGTCTGGCACTACTGGGACAAATCGGGCCTCAATTGGCACGATCACATCAGTCAGACTAAGCTGACTTATCGGCCCAAACCGTCTCTGTGA
- a CDS encoding TetR/AcrR family transcriptional regulator produces the protein MDTAQKRLNDAFRTRTKAGRIRQQNEAKIIKAAEIEFAQNGYKGTSLNAVADRAQLPKSNILYYFKSKFGLYGAVLADILEMWNQAFSVASIDSDPAETLYRYIEAKVAYSYTHPLASRIFAMEIIQGAPHLEAFLAQDLKVWLDDRASVIQSWIDAGKMKAVNPHHLIFLIWGSTQHYADFSTQVCWALGKKEYDQQDFQDATATVAMIVLGGLGLTIPTENR, from the coding sequence TTGGACACAGCACAAAAAAGACTTAATGATGCCTTTCGCACTCGCACCAAAGCTGGCCGTATTCGCCAACAAAATGAAGCCAAGATCATTAAGGCCGCTGAAATTGAATTCGCTCAAAACGGTTACAAGGGAACATCCCTGAATGCCGTGGCCGACCGTGCCCAACTGCCAAAATCAAATATTCTCTATTATTTTAAGAGTAAATTCGGGCTGTACGGCGCAGTCTTGGCCGATATTTTAGAGATGTGGAATCAGGCCTTTAGCGTCGCCAGTATCGACTCCGATCCGGCCGAAACGCTCTATCGCTACATAGAGGCGAAGGTTGCCTATTCCTATACCCACCCTTTGGCCTCGCGCATCTTCGCGATGGAAATCATCCAGGGTGCGCCCCACCTAGAGGCTTTCTTAGCCCAAGACTTGAAAGTATGGCTGGACGATCGGGCCAGTGTGATTCAAAGCTGGATTGACGCCGGCAAGATGAAAGCGGTGAACCCTCATCACCTGATCTTCTTGATCTGGGGCAGCACCCAGCATTACGCTGACTTCTCAACGCAGGTTTGCTGGGCTCTGGGTAAAAAAGAATACGATCAACAGGACTTTCAAGATGCAACCGCAACAGTCGCTATGATTGTGCTCGGAGGCTTAGGCCTAACCATCCCAACTGAAAATCGATAA
- the bioA gene encoding adenosylmethionine--8-amino-7-oxononanoate transaminase, with the protein MTIDLDFDRDHLWHPYTSTSAPLPCYPVESAHGVRLKFENGDTVIDAMASWWSAVHGYNVPELNDALINQTGKMAHVMFGGLTHEPAIELGKLLVAMTPEPLQKVFLADSGSIAVEVALKMAIQYWSGRDKPTKTRMVTVNRGYHGDTFGAMSVCDPTNGMHSLFESVLPESLFLGDLPQGYSQPLDPELMQHFEQQIKEHADTLAAFIIEPVVQGAGGMRIYNPQWLVQIRVWCERYNILLIFDEIATGFGRTGKLFALEHAQVVPDILCLGKALSGGYMTLAATLATDEVAAGVSASPAGVFMHGPTFMANPLACAVAGAALRLLEQKDWAVQVGAIETQLQQALLPLAALASVAEVRVLGAIGVMEMVEQVDVAQAQALFIDRGVWLRPFGKLIYIMPAYVMTPADLQTVVDAMAAFARSLILTEPV; encoded by the coding sequence ATGACAATCGACCTCGATTTTGACAGAGATCACCTCTGGCATCCCTATACCTCCACCAGCGCGCCTTTGCCGTGCTATCCGGTCGAGTCGGCGCATGGCGTGCGACTGAAGTTCGAAAATGGCGACACGGTGATCGACGCCATGGCCTCCTGGTGGTCGGCCGTGCACGGTTACAATGTGCCGGAGCTAAATGACGCGCTGATCAACCAAACCGGGAAAATGGCGCATGTAATGTTTGGCGGCCTCACCCACGAGCCGGCCATTGAGTTGGGCAAGCTGTTAGTCGCCATGACACCGGAGCCGCTGCAAAAGGTCTTCTTGGCCGACTCTGGCTCCATCGCGGTTGAGGTGGCCCTTAAGATGGCGATCCAGTATTGGTCCGGTCGCGACAAGCCCACCAAGACCCGTATGGTGACGGTCAATCGGGGCTATCATGGCGATACCTTTGGTGCCATGAGTGTCTGCGATCCCACCAATGGCATGCACAGCCTGTTTGAATCGGTCTTGCCCGAATCGCTCTTTCTCGGCGATCTGCCCCAGGGTTATAGCCAACCCTTAGATCCGGAGTTAATGCAGCATTTTGAACAACAGATAAAAGAGCACGCCGACACACTCGCGGCCTTTATCATCGAGCCTGTGGTTCAGGGTGCCGGCGGTATGCGCATTTACAACCCGCAATGGCTGGTGCAGATACGAGTCTGGTGTGAGCGTTACAACATCCTGCTTATCTTCGATGAGATCGCCACCGGCTTCGGCCGCACCGGTAAGCTTTTCGCACTCGAGCATGCTCAGGTGGTGCCCGACATCCTTTGCTTGGGCAAGGCACTGAGCGGCGGCTATATGACCTTGGCGGCCACCCTGGCGACCGATGAGGTGGCCGCGGGCGTTAGCGCATCGCCGGCCGGTGTTTTTATGCATGGCCCAACCTTTATGGCCAATCCGCTGGCATGCGCAGTCGCCGGGGCGGCCCTGCGACTGCTCGAGCAAAAAGATTGGGCCGTCCAAGTCGGCGCCATTGAAACCCAACTGCAACAGGCCCTGCTGCCGCTCGCGGCCTTGGCTTCGGTGGCCGAGGTTCGTGTTCTGGGGGCTATAGGGGTCATGGAGATGGTCGAGCAGGTGGATGTCGCTCAGGCTCAGGCCTTGTTTATCGACCGTGGCGTCTGGTTACGCCCCTTTGGTAAGCTAATCTATATTATGCCGGCCTATGTAATGACCCCGGCAGATTTGCAGACGGTAGTTGACGCCATGGCGGCCTTTGCCCGGTCATTAATCTTAACCGAACCCGTCTAA
- the yfbR gene encoding 5'-deoxynucleotidase codes for MTTFRFFAYLDRLRWIKRWGLKRNVIEENVMEHSWQVATIAHALAIIRFEILHQPSSEFSPDEVATTALYHDCSEIITGDLPSPIKYHSSTITDAYKRIEDEAEHEILSLLPAPMQPSYRKFLLHKAIHPEVASLVKAADLISAYLKCQAELHAGNKEFSSAACDIESTIRNLQMMEVDYFMTNFVQSYQLTLDELLSQHEPHNGPS; via the coding sequence GTGACTACTTTTCGTTTTTTTGCCTACCTCGATCGACTCCGCTGGATTAAACGCTGGGGCCTAAAGCGCAACGTGATCGAAGAAAACGTGATGGAGCATAGCTGGCAGGTTGCGACTATCGCCCATGCATTGGCAATCATCCGCTTTGAAATACTGCACCAGCCGTCGAGCGAGTTTAGCCCCGATGAGGTCGCCACGACAGCGCTGTATCACGATTGCAGTGAGATCATTACCGGTGATCTACCGTCCCCGATCAAGTACCATTCAAGCACTATCACGGATGCCTACAAGCGCATTGAAGATGAGGCGGAGCATGAAATACTGTCCTTGTTACCGGCGCCCATGCAGCCAAGCTACCGCAAATTTCTACTCCACAAGGCCATTCACCCTGAGGTCGCTAGCCTGGTCAAGGCCGCCGATCTAATCAGTGCCTATCTAAAATGTCAGGCTGAATTGCACGCGGGCAATAAGGAATTTTCCAGTGCGGCCTGCGATATTGAAAGTACAATCCGCAACTTACAGATGATGGAAGTGGATTATTTCATGACCAACTTTGTCCAATCCTATCAACTGACCCTCGATGAGTTGCTCAGCCAGCATGAACCACATAATGGGCCAAGCTAG
- a CDS encoding sensor histidine kinase: MDVQAMMAVTVHDVKNSLGLIDSQLNDVIKRLDRADFASAQEIRRIQLECSRINNGMVHMLAFYKLDQGTFRPVFAEALICDVIIDATSRYTSMLASLGVSLTIGFADGDEDRLWYLDANLIEGLLSNILTNSIRYAKSHLAFDVGVVDGWLNIRISDDGAGYPQSMLELLDQPDQISFQSGETGLGLFFCQKIARLHRDKERYGSIDLTNDAQTGGAVFNLWLP, from the coding sequence ATGGACGTACAAGCCATGATGGCCGTGACGGTGCATGACGTGAAAAACTCACTCGGCCTGATTGATAGCCAGCTAAACGATGTGATCAAACGTCTCGATCGGGCTGATTTTGCGAGCGCCCAAGAGATTCGTCGCATACAGCTCGAATGCAGCCGGATCAATAATGGCATGGTGCATATGCTGGCGTTCTATAAGCTAGATCAGGGCACCTTTAGGCCGGTTTTTGCTGAAGCCTTGATCTGTGATGTTATTATCGACGCGACCTCACGTTATACCAGCATGTTGGCGTCCCTCGGCGTGTCCTTGACGATCGGGTTTGCCGATGGTGATGAGGATCGGCTCTGGTACTTGGACGCCAACCTAATTGAAGGTCTGCTGAGTAATATCCTAACCAATAGCATTCGATATGCGAAAAGCCACCTTGCCTTCGATGTCGGGGTGGTGGATGGATGGCTTAATATCCGCATAAGCGATGATGGCGCAGGTTATCCGCAGAGTATGTTGGAATTGTTGGACCAGCCGGACCAGATATCGTTCCAGTCTGGCGAGACCGGTTTAGGCTTGTTTTTTTGCCAAAAAATAGCAAGGTTACACCGTGATAAAGAACGGTATGGGTCTATCGATTTAACCAATGACGCACAAACGGGCGGTGCAGTCTTTAATTTATGGCTACCCTAG